ACATGTTCCTGTTGCTAAAACTGCTCTTGCGGTGCTGTATACGTCTACGTAGTAGTAGGATGCATTAGTCAAATACCCAACATTAACTTGATATAATCCGCTTTCTGCGACATCAATTTCAAAGCTTATGTTGAGGTAATTGAAGAATCCATCACCATCAGTGTCCACACCATTATCGTAGATTACGTTTGTGAATTTTGCTCCTGGTTCATCAAACTCCGAATATTTGTAAGTTTTTGATAGACTTAGTTCTTGGCGATAATCCCACCAGTGATAATTTTTGTCGTAAAGTTGTATATTAACAAGTTTTGTCACGTTAATCTTCGATTGTTGTATAACTGCACCGAGGAATCTCACGCTTATGTTTTGTGACCCCGTGTTGAGATAAGTTGTGTTGGAAACACCAATCCATACATATTGATATTCATCACCAAGTCCACTTACTTGGAGAGTATAAGTTCCAGCGGTAGCCACGTTTACTTCCAGTTTTGCAACCAAATAATTGTATAGTCCATCTCCATCCGTGTCCAAGCCATAATCATAGACATTTCCGGTCAATTTGGCACCGTTAACTGCTTTTGTTATTTTGGTAATCCATAACGGCGAAATTGCTGCCGACAAGAGTAGAAAAATTGCGGCAATTGAAATATGCGTTTTCCTTTTCATTTTAATATCTCCCTAACGCAAATGCTGTTATGTTGTGTAAATGTTTTATAAATACTTTAACAACTATTGTTTGAAATGAGACTGCTAACGTTTTGCTTCCGCAACTTATTCCGAAGAAAGCTTAGAACAAGCCTTTGCATTTTAGGTGTAGCCTTGGCAACAGCATTTGTTATTGCGGTTGGTGCGACCACAACGCGTTACATAACCGTAATTAAGAGTATGAACGTGCTTTTCAGCGGACAAATTATGGTTGTAACCAAAGGAGCGATAGTGATTCAAGCAATACCGATAACCCGTGGCATGCTTCCTGAAACGCTGGCGAACGAGTTTAAGGAAGGCTTTCCAGAAGTTGAAGATGCTGTTCCAGCCTTACTAGTTACGCCTTCAATTTATTTTGGGAACACTCTTTTACCAGTGCCTGAAAATTTCACTCTCGGCATACCCGTTGACAAGTGGCAAAAGGTTCTCAGCCCATTAGTGCTGAAAAGCGGCGGACGTCTTCCAGCAAACGAAACATGCAGTGAAGTGGTTGTAGGCGGTTCCTTGGCAAGCCAATATAGTTTAGCTGCCGGGGACATGCTGCAGATTTGCGGGTATAACCTAACAGTTGTTGGAGTTTTAGACACGAAATCAGCTGTTTTAGACCGCTTTTTGGTCATGTCCTTGCAACTTGCTCAAAAAATTTACGGATATCAAGGCAAAGCTAACATGATTTTAATAAAACCTGTTAAGAACTGTGAGCCGAAAGACCTCGCGGCAGCCATTGAAAATCATGTGGATTATAAGGATTCTGTTAAAGCCTTAACAGAGGATGAGAGGAACGATGTAGTTCAACCAATCTTCGCCCAAATTGAAAGCTGGAACATCGGCATACAATCCGTTGTCTTCATTATGAGCCTCATACTCGTCATGACAGTAAACCTCATGAGCGTTTCAGAAAGACGCCGAGACTTTGCAACCTTAGATGCTTTAGGCGCACCAATAAGCTACATTTTCCGCATAGTAATTTTTGAAGCCGCC
This sequence is a window from Candidatus Bathyarchaeia archaeon. Protein-coding genes within it:
- a CDS encoding FtsX-like permease family protein — protein: MRLLTFCFRNLFRRKLRTSLCILGVALATAFVIAVGATTTRYITVIKSMNVLFSGQIMVVTKGAIVIQAIPITRGMLPETLANEFKEGFPEVEDAVPALLVTPSIYFGNTLLPVPENFTLGIPVDKWQKVLSPLVLKSGGRLPANETCSEVVVGGSLASQYSLAAGDMLQICGYNLTVVGVLDTKSAVLDRFLVMSLQLAQKIYGYQGKANMILIKPVKNCEPKDLAAAIENHVDYKDSVKALTEDERNDVVQPIFAQIESWNIGIQSVVFIMSLILVMTVNLMSVSERRRDFATLDALGAPISYIFRIVIFEAALIGILGGIFGIILGSIAAVVLASLYTNIPLQLFLHGLFDVVTPAYMIQIFATVVAVCCLGGVLPAVNAAKMRIAEVLRAEY